A region from the Primulina tabacum isolate GXHZ01 unplaced genomic scaffold, ASM2559414v2 Contig942, whole genome shotgun sequence genome encodes:
- the LOC142535337 gene encoding pollen receptor-like kinase 4 — MGRKGRFPLGGVVLFLAMLLHFVWSLGESDAEILRKFKESLKNADALANWDGSKPPCNGYHEEWRGVLCESGFVWGLQLENMGLSGVIDVDVLVELRNLRTLSFMNNNFDGNLPNFTKLGSLKSIFLSNNKFYGEIPTNTFNGMLSLKKVHLANNKFSGSIPESLTTLPKLMELMLENNEFEGTIPHFPQSDRLKVFDVSNNQLVGEIPHTLSHMKASAFSGNDYLCGEPLKPCRAKGNLSIGTIIIVSILVAAALAALVVVVIILGRNRTPQQPNQTPSITNLNRIEEGQSTVAVVGSSPPDQSKKSDQSVKLTFLKEFNDRFDMTDLLKASAEILGSGIFGSTYKAALNDGKVMVVKRFRHMNNLNREEFHEHMRRLGRLNHPNLLPIVAFYFRKEEKLLVSEFMDNVSLSVHLHGNRSRGLPSLDWPTRLNIVKGIVRGLSYLYDQLPSLTAPHGHLKSSNVVLDRSFTPRLNDYGLVPVITQEHAQEHMISYKSPEYKHSGRVTKKTDIWSLGILILEILTGRFPSNFLQQGKGSDTDLATWVESVLRDDSSSVNVFDKEMGGTNKRYEGEMMKLLKIGLNCCDAEVEKRPDIKEVERKIDEIKEKEGDDDFYSSYTSEVDMRSSRGLSDDINHATS, encoded by the exons ATGGGTCGAAAAGGACGCTTTCCCTTGGGTGGCGTGGTGCTTTTTCTAGCCATGTTGTTGCATTTTGTCTGGTCTTTGGGCGAGTCAGATGCTGAAATCTTGCGCAAGTTCAAGGAATCCCTTAAAAATGCTGATGCGTTAGCCAACTGGGACGGTTCCAAACCGCCCTGCAACGGCTACCATGAAGAATGGCGGGGAGTATTGTGTGAAAGTGGATTTGTTTGGGGGCTTCAGCTTGAGAATATGGGATTAAGCGGTGTCATTGATGTGGACGTCCTCGTAGAGTTGAGAAATTTGAGGACTTTAAGCTTTATGAACAATAACTTTGATggaaatttaccaaattttacTAAACTTGGTTCCCTTAAAAGCATTTTCCTGTCCAATAACAAGTTTTATGGGGAGATTCCAACAAATACTTTTAATGGGATGCTGTCATTGAAGAAAGTTCATTTGGCAAACAATAAGTTTTCGGGTTCTATTCCTGAATCATTGACTACATTGCCGAAGTTGATggagttgatgcttgaaaacaaTGAATTTGAGGGAACAATACCTCATTTTCCACAATCTGACAGGTTGAAAGTGTTCGATGTATCAAACAATCAATTGGTTGGGGAGATTCCTCATACCCTCAGTCACATGAAAGCTTCTGCATTTTCTG GTAATGATTATCTATGTGGGGAGCCATTGAAACCCTGCCGTGCAAAAGGTAACCTGTCCATCGGCACAATAATCATCGTCTCAATACTTGTGGCGGCTGCATTAGCAGCACTTGTAGTAGTAGTCATCATTCTAGGTCGCAACAGAACGCCACAGCAACCCAATCAAACACCTTCTATCACCAATTTAAACAGAATTGAAGAAGGTCAATCCACTGTTGCTGTTGTAGGATCATCACCGCCTGATCAATCCAAGAAGTCTGATCAGAGTGTAAAGCTCACGTTCTTGAAAGAATTCAATGACAGATTCGACATGACGGATTTACTCAAGGCCTCGGCCGAGATCCTAGGTAGTGGGATATTTGGGTCGACTTACAAAGCCGCTCTGAATGATGGGAAAGTCATGGTTGTGAAAAGATTCAGGCATATGAATAATTTGAACAGAGAAGAGTTCCATGAGCACATGAGAAGATTGGGTCGATTGAATCATCCAAACTTACTTCCGATCGTCGCGTTCTACTTCAGGAAAGAGGAGAAGCTCTTAGTTTCCGAGTTCATGGACAATGTCAGCCTTTCTGTTCATCTTCACG GCAACCGATCTCGCGGCCTTCCATCTCTCGACTGGCCAACCCGATTGAACATCGTGAAAGGAATAGTCAGAGGTCTGTCATACCTCTACGACCAGCTCCCGAGTTTAACAGCACCCCACGGTCACTTAAAGTCCTCGAACGTGGTCCTCGACAGGTCTTTCACTCCGAGACTCAACGACTATGGACTCGTCCCAGTAATCACTCAAGAACATGCTCAAGAACACATGATCTCCTACAAGTCACCCGAGTACAAGCACAGTGGGCGTGTCACGAAGAAAACCGACATATGGAGTCTCGGAATCCTAATCCTGGAAATCTTGACCGGAAGATTCCCATCCAATTTCTTGCAGCAAGGCAAAGGAAGCGACACAGACTTGGCGACATGGGTCGAATCCGTTTTACGAGATGACAGCAGCAGTGTAAACGTTTTCGACAAGGAAATGGGGGGGACGAACAAACGATATGAAGGAGAGATGATGAAGCTGTTGAAAATTGGATTGAACTGCTGTGATGCAGAAGTTGAGAAGAGACCTGACATTAAAGAAGTCGAGCGGAAGATCGACGAAATTAAGGAGAAGGAAGGTGATGATGATTTCTATTCCTCGTACACAAGTGAAGTTGACATGAGATCCTCAAGAGGGTTGTCCGATGATATCAATCATGCCACGTCTTAA